A section of the Agromyces aurantiacus genome encodes:
- a CDS encoding sodium/solute symporter, with translation MNAFLTGAAVALVLAVTAGIGVYGVRVSRTTSDFFVASRTVRPWWNASAISGEYLSAGTFLGLSGLVLLSGAEAFWFPIGYAAGYLLVLVFVAAPLRRSGAYTIPDFVHARLDSLAARRITSVLVLVIGWLYIVPQLHGAALAVNVVADVPPWMGAVGVAIVVGGSVAAGGMRSITFVQAFLFWLKFGALAVPVVFFAIASGGREPAIDPALVFPHESGPGGLDLYTTASLLIALLCGTIGLPHVLVRFYTSPTGGSARWTTVIVIGLISAFYMVSGTIGLIARAVAPDLARPGVADTVALLLPSRLFPGIVGDLLTALVVAGALAAFLGTSSGLVVSLSSAVSQDLFHGTVRSFRWAALFTTAVPLVVALATVPQGLVSSVGNVFVFAASALTSVIVLGIWWPRLTARGAIASMVVGSTLCAAALIATAALGPRSDAWAALLAQPGAWTIPAAALAGIVVSLLDRRTPAGAERMLGRLHRPELPPAGPQT, from the coding sequence ATGAACGCGTTCCTCACCGGCGCGGCGGTCGCACTCGTGCTGGCTGTGACGGCCGGCATCGGCGTGTACGGGGTGCGCGTCTCGCGCACGACGAGCGACTTCTTCGTGGCCTCGCGCACGGTCCGGCCGTGGTGGAACGCGTCGGCGATCAGCGGCGAGTACCTCTCGGCGGGCACGTTCCTCGGCCTGTCGGGGCTCGTGCTCCTCTCGGGCGCCGAGGCGTTCTGGTTCCCGATCGGCTACGCGGCCGGGTACCTGCTCGTGCTCGTGTTCGTCGCGGCGCCGCTGCGCCGGAGCGGCGCATACACGATCCCCGACTTCGTGCACGCCCGGCTCGACTCCCTCGCGGCGCGACGCATCACGAGCGTGCTCGTGCTCGTCATCGGGTGGCTGTACATCGTGCCGCAGCTGCACGGCGCCGCGCTCGCGGTGAACGTCGTCGCCGACGTCCCGCCGTGGATGGGCGCGGTCGGCGTCGCGATCGTCGTCGGGGGCTCGGTCGCCGCGGGCGGCATGCGCTCGATCACGTTCGTGCAGGCGTTCCTGTTCTGGCTGAAGTTCGGCGCGCTCGCCGTGCCCGTCGTCTTCTTCGCGATCGCGTCCGGCGGACGCGAACCCGCGATCGACCCGGCGCTCGTGTTCCCGCACGAGAGCGGGCCGGGCGGACTCGACCTCTACACGACCGCGTCGCTGCTGATCGCGCTCCTGTGCGGCACGATCGGGCTGCCGCACGTGCTCGTGCGGTTCTACACCAGCCCGACGGGCGGGTCGGCGCGGTGGACGACGGTGATCGTGATCGGCCTCATCAGCGCGTTCTACATGGTGTCGGGCACCATCGGCCTGATCGCCCGCGCGGTCGCGCCCGACCTCGCCCGGCCGGGCGTCGCCGACACCGTGGCACTGCTGCTCCCGTCGCGCCTGTTCCCGGGCATCGTCGGCGACCTGCTGACGGCGCTGGTCGTCGCGGGGGCGCTCGCGGCGTTCCTCGGCACCTCGTCGGGCCTGGTCGTCTCGCTCTCGAGCGCGGTCAGCCAGGACCTGTTCCACGGCACCGTGCGCTCGTTCCGCTGGGCGGCCCTGTTCACCACCGCCGTGCCGCTCGTGGTCGCACTCGCGACCGTGCCGCAGGGGCTGGTCAGCTCGGTCGGCAACGTGTTCGTCTTCGCCGCGTCGGCGCTGACCTCCGTCATCGTGCTCGGCATCTGGTGGCCGCGGCTCACGGCGCGCGGCGCGATCGCGTCGATGGTCGTGGGATCCACGCTGTGCGCTGCGGCGCTCATCGCCACGGCGGCGCTCGGCCCGCGCAGCGATGCCTGGGCGGCGCTGCTCGCCCAACCCGGCGCGTGGACGATCCCGGCGGCGGCACTCGCCGGCATCGTCGTCTCGCTGCTCGACCGCCGCACGCCGGCGGGCGCCGAGCGCATGCTCGGCCGCCTGCACCGTCCCGAGCTGCCGCCGGCCGGGCCTCAGACGTAA
- a CDS encoding carbon starvation CstA family protein produces the protein MTSQPPQPTLDAGSGDDGTLASDPSLPHTAVPEAELERESKWTVPKILLWSAIALLGGVAWVMLALVRGETVNAIWFVFAAVCSYLIGYRFYSKVIQRYIARPDDRRATPAEVRADGKDFVPTDRRVLFGHHFAAIAGAGPLVGPVLAAQMGYLPGTLWIIVGVILAGAVQDYLVLFFSMRRGGRSIGQMARDELGRIGGTAAIVASLLIMLIIIAILALVVVNALGESPWGVFSVAMTIPIALFMGVYLRYIRPGRITEVSIIGFVLLIAAIVAGGWVAGTPWGAEVFHLDRTAIAWGIIVYGFIAAVLPVWLLLAPRDYLSTFMKIGVIVMLAGAIVLVRPEITVPAFSEFAGGEIGPVFSGSLFPFLFVTIACGALSGFHALIASGTTPKLLEKERQSRFIGYGGMLMESFVAIMALVAAISLDRGIYFAMNSSAAATGGTVEGAVAFVNSLGLTGVNLTPDMLTSTAAAVGEESIVSRTGGAPTLALGLAHIMQQAFGGAAMAGFWYHFAIMFEALFILTAVDAGTRVARFMLQDSIGNVIPKFKDTAWRPGVWITTAIMVAGWGYILILGVTDPLGGINTFFPLFGIANQLLAVIALSVVLAIVAKRGRSYVRWLWIVALPLAFAAVVTITASMFKIFSPVPQVGYWANHIAFRNALEAGETSFGTAPSVEAMEAVVRNTAVQGTLSIVFVTLAIVVLIASVRTTIVAIRNGGGENHEDAAVASRRFAPAGLIPTKAESALEKEWAALPADRRPESVRH, from the coding sequence ATGACGTCGCAACCCCCGCAGCCGACCCTCGACGCCGGATCCGGCGACGACGGCACGCTCGCATCAGATCCGTCCCTGCCGCACACCGCCGTCCCCGAGGCGGAGCTCGAGCGGGAGTCCAAGTGGACGGTGCCCAAGATCCTGCTCTGGTCCGCGATCGCGCTGCTCGGCGGCGTGGCGTGGGTCATGCTCGCGCTCGTGCGCGGCGAGACCGTGAACGCGATCTGGTTCGTGTTCGCGGCCGTGTGCAGCTACCTCATCGGCTACCGCTTCTACTCCAAGGTCATCCAGCGCTACATCGCGCGACCCGACGACCGTCGCGCCACGCCCGCCGAGGTACGGGCCGACGGGAAGGACTTCGTCCCGACCGACCGTCGCGTGCTGTTCGGCCATCACTTCGCCGCGATCGCCGGCGCGGGTCCGCTCGTCGGCCCGGTGCTGGCCGCGCAGATGGGCTACCTCCCCGGCACGCTCTGGATCATCGTCGGCGTCATCCTGGCCGGCGCCGTGCAGGACTACCTCGTGCTGTTCTTCTCGATGCGCCGCGGCGGCCGCAGCATCGGCCAGATGGCCCGCGACGAGCTCGGGAGGATCGGCGGCACCGCCGCGATCGTCGCCTCGCTGCTGATCATGCTGATCATCATCGCGATCCTCGCGCTCGTCGTCGTGAACGCGCTCGGCGAGAGCCCGTGGGGCGTCTTCAGCGTCGCCATGACGATCCCGATCGCGCTGTTCATGGGCGTCTACCTCCGGTACATCCGCCCCGGTCGCATCACCGAGGTGTCGATCATCGGCTTCGTCCTGCTCATCGCCGCGATCGTCGCGGGCGGATGGGTCGCGGGCACCCCGTGGGGCGCCGAGGTGTTCCACCTCGACCGCACGGCGATCGCGTGGGGCATCATCGTCTACGGCTTCATCGCCGCGGTCCTGCCGGTGTGGCTGCTGCTCGCCCCGCGCGACTACCTGTCGACGTTCATGAAGATCGGCGTCATCGTCATGCTGGCCGGCGCGATCGTGCTCGTGCGCCCCGAGATCACGGTCCCCGCGTTCAGCGAGTTCGCGGGCGGCGAGATCGGCCCGGTCTTCTCGGGCTCGCTCTTCCCGTTCCTGTTCGTGACCATCGCGTGCGGCGCCCTCTCCGGATTCCACGCCCTGATCGCCTCGGGCACGACGCCGAAGCTCCTCGAGAAGGAGCGCCAGTCCCGGTTCATCGGCTACGGCGGCATGCTCATGGAGTCGTTCGTGGCGATCATGGCGCTCGTCGCGGCCATCTCGCTCGACCGCGGGATCTACTTCGCCATGAACTCCTCGGCGGCCGCGACCGGCGGCACCGTCGAGGGCGCGGTCGCGTTCGTCAACTCGCTCGGCTTGACCGGCGTGAACCTCACGCCCGACATGCTGACCTCGACGGCCGCCGCCGTCGGCGAGGAGTCGATCGTCTCGCGCACCGGCGGCGCACCGACGCTCGCGCTCGGCCTCGCGCACATCATGCAGCAGGCCTTCGGCGGGGCCGCGATGGCGGGCTTCTGGTACCACTTCGCGATCATGTTCGAGGCGCTCTTCATCCTGACCGCGGTCGACGCCGGCACCCGCGTCGCGCGCTTCATGCTGCAGGACTCGATCGGCAACGTGATCCCGAAGTTCAAGGACACCGCCTGGCGGCCCGGCGTCTGGATCACGACCGCGATCATGGTCGCCGGATGGGGCTACATCCTGATCCTCGGCGTCACCGACCCGCTCGGCGGCATCAACACCTTCTTCCCGCTGTTCGGCATCGCGAACCAGCTGCTCGCGGTCATCGCGCTCTCGGTCGTGCTCGCGATCGTCGCCAAGCGCGGGCGGAGCTACGTCCGCTGGCTCTGGATCGTGGCGCTGCCGCTCGCGTTCGCCGCCGTCGTGACGATCACCGCGTCGATGTTCAAGATCTTCTCGCCGGTGCCGCAGGTGGGCTACTGGGCCAACCACATCGCGTTCCGCAACGCCCTCGAGGCCGGCGAGACCTCGTTCGGCACGGCGCCCAGCGTCGAGGCGATGGAGGCGGTGGTCCGCAACACCGCGGTGCAGGGCACGCTGTCGATCGTCTTCGTCACCCTCGCGATCGTCGTGCTCATCGCCTCGGTGCGCACGACCATCGTCGCCATCCGCAACGGCGGCGGCGAGAATCACGAGGATGCCGCGGTGGCCTCCCGCCGGTTCGCGCCGGCCGGGTTGATCCCCACCAAGGCCGAGTCCGCGCTCGAGAAGGAGTGGGCCGCGCTCCCCGCCGATCGGCGTCCCGAGTCGGTGCGGCACTGA
- a CDS encoding LytR/AlgR family response regulator transcription factor, translating into MTAPATIDVLIADDERPVLDELELLLRRDPRVGRILRASSGSEAVRLLAEQPVDAAFLDIHMPGLSGFDLARAMTRFARPPAIVFVTADEAGAVEAFDVAAVDFILKPIRRERLERAVARILTGRDASGDPGTVADEHIPVKVGDVMRVVHRSDVRWVQSQGDYARLHTETDSHLVRESISDLEERWASAGFIRVHRSYLVDRAAITTARLSGAHPAVVVAGEEIPVSRRSVGSVRDAILHAREDRR; encoded by the coding sequence ATGACGGCTCCCGCGACCATCGACGTCCTCATCGCCGACGACGAGCGCCCCGTGCTCGACGAGCTCGAGCTGCTGCTCCGGCGCGACCCGCGGGTGGGCCGCATCCTGCGCGCGTCGTCGGGGTCGGAGGCCGTGCGCCTGCTCGCGGAGCAGCCCGTTGATGCCGCGTTCCTGGACATCCACATGCCCGGCCTCTCGGGGTTCGACCTGGCGCGGGCGATGACGCGGTTCGCCCGCCCGCCGGCGATCGTGTTCGTGACGGCCGACGAGGCGGGCGCGGTCGAGGCCTTCGACGTCGCCGCGGTCGACTTCATCCTGAAGCCGATCCGCCGGGAGCGGCTCGAGCGCGCGGTCGCGCGGATCCTCACCGGCCGCGACGCGTCCGGCGATCCGGGAACGGTCGCCGACGAGCACATCCCGGTCAAGGTCGGCGACGTGATGCGCGTGGTGCACCGCAGCGACGTCCGCTGGGTCCAATCGCAGGGCGACTACGCGCGGCTGCACACCGAGACCGACAGCCACCTCGTCCGCGAGTCCATCTCCGACCTCGAGGAGCGCTGGGCGAGCGCGGGCTTCATCCGCGTGCACCGCTCGTACCTCGTCGACCGCGCCGCGATCACCACCGCACGCCTCAGCGGCGCGCACCCGGCCGTCGTCGTCGCGGGCGAGGAGATCCCCGTGAGCCGCCGTTCGGTCGGATCGGTGCGCGACGCGATCCTGCACGCGCGCGAGGACCGACGGTGA
- a CDS encoding sensor histidine kinase has product MIDDAWLPILVGVGIGIALTLLLQVVWRLARGSRDLGSDVERATFRTLSLASRAAVHLRGGLGSGDPQRAARALRSLLGSDAIAIADTERILSVDGRPGLSDAAWQVASSVVESGRRQVSGAPSAPAVGAPVVVHGRTVGAIVAFADRVRPPLVRATAEVARWCGRQLELGELETSRAALAEAELRALRAQISPHFIYNSLGAIASYISTDPERAKDLVLDFADFTRYSFRRQGEFTTLAEELRSVHSYVELERARFEERLTVTLQVEPETLATVIPFLSVQPLVENAVRHGLEPRERGGTIVIGAHDDGTHTEITVDDDGVGMSPDELRGLLTAPGRADHVGLRNVDSRLRRIYGDDHALVVETNPGAGTLVRMRIPKSQPFHETERPSG; this is encoded by the coding sequence ATGATCGACGATGCATGGCTGCCGATCCTCGTCGGGGTCGGCATCGGCATCGCGCTGACCCTGCTCCTGCAGGTCGTGTGGCGGCTCGCGCGCGGCTCGCGCGACCTCGGCAGCGACGTCGAGCGGGCGACGTTCCGCACGCTCTCGCTCGCGTCGCGCGCGGCCGTGCACCTGCGCGGCGGGCTCGGTTCGGGCGACCCCCAGCGCGCGGCGCGCGCGCTGCGCTCGCTGCTCGGCAGCGACGCGATCGCGATCGCCGACACCGAGCGCATCCTCTCGGTCGACGGTCGGCCGGGGCTCTCGGATGCCGCGTGGCAGGTCGCGTCGAGCGTCGTCGAGTCCGGCCGCCGCCAGGTGTCCGGCGCGCCGTCGGCGCCCGCGGTCGGCGCACCGGTCGTCGTACACGGCCGCACGGTCGGCGCGATCGTCGCGTTCGCCGATCGCGTGCGGCCCCCGCTGGTGCGCGCGACGGCCGAGGTGGCGAGGTGGTGCGGGCGGCAGCTCGAGCTCGGCGAGCTCGAGACCTCGCGGGCGGCGCTCGCGGAGGCCGAACTGCGGGCATTGCGCGCGCAGATCAGCCCCCACTTCATCTACAACTCGCTCGGAGCGATCGCGTCGTACATCAGCACCGACCCCGAGCGCGCGAAGGACCTCGTGCTCGACTTCGCCGACTTCACCCGGTACTCGTTCCGCCGGCAGGGCGAGTTCACGACGCTCGCGGAGGAGCTGCGCAGCGTGCACTCCTACGTCGAGCTCGAGCGGGCGCGCTTCGAGGAGCGGCTGACGGTGACCCTGCAGGTCGAACCCGAGACGCTGGCGACGGTCATCCCATTCCTCAGCGTGCAGCCGCTCGTCGAGAACGCGGTGCGCCACGGGCTCGAACCGCGCGAGCGCGGGGGCACCATCGTGATCGGCGCGCACGACGACGGAACGCACACCGAGATCACGGTCGACGACGACGGCGTCGGCATGTCGCCCGACGAGCTCCGCGGGCTGCTCACCGCGCCGGGCCGCGCCGACCACGTCGGCCTGCGCAACGTCGACTCGCGCCTGCGGCGAATCTACGGCGACGACCACGCGCTCGTGGTCGAGACGAACCCCGGTGCGGGCACCCTCGTGCGCATGCGCATCCCCAAGTCCCAGCCCTTCCACGAGACCGAGAGGCCGAGCGGATGA
- a CDS encoding YbdD/YjiX family protein, producing MTAGSHGRPARIQVRAGAALPAVRRLVGAVGWYLQELMGDTAYRRYLEHHRAHHGPEHPPLTERAFWRARMDDQDRNPGARCC from the coding sequence ATGACCGCCGGCAGCCACGGCCGCCCCGCCCGGATCCAGGTCCGGGCGGGCGCGGCCCTGCCCGCCGTCCGCCGCCTCGTCGGGGCGGTCGGATGGTACCTGCAGGAGCTCATGGGCGACACGGCGTATCGCCGCTATCTCGAGCACCACCGCGCACACCACGGCCCGGAGCATCCGCCCCTCACCGAACGCGCCTTCTGGCGCGCGAGAATGGACGATCAGGACCGCAACCCGGGGGCCCGCTGCTGCTGA
- a CDS encoding GNAT family N-acetyltransferase, producing the protein MTSDPLPISDTLHASGDAFTLRRARPDDVEALVRLIAADSLRAAEFGFTDADLASYARAFQAIDADPAQLLVIVERDGGEPAGTMQLTFIPGLSRGGATRLQIEAVRVADDLRGRGVGSAMIRWALDHARERGARLVQLTSDARRDDAHRFYERLGFEASHVGFKLYV; encoded by the coding sequence GTGACCTCCGACCCGCTCCCGATCTCCGACACCCTCCACGCATCCGGCGACGCCTTCACGCTCCGGCGCGCCCGGCCCGACGACGTCGAGGCGCTCGTGCGGCTGATCGCGGCCGACTCGCTGCGCGCCGCCGAGTTCGGCTTCACCGACGCCGACCTCGCGAGCTATGCCCGCGCGTTCCAGGCGATCGACGCCGACCCCGCCCAGCTCCTCGTGATCGTCGAACGCGACGGCGGCGAGCCGGCCGGAACGATGCAGCTCACGTTCATCCCCGGCCTCTCGCGCGGGGGAGCGACGCGCCTGCAGATCGAGGCCGTGCGGGTCGCCGACGACCTCCGCGGTCGCGGCGTCGGCTCCGCGATGATCCGGTGGGCCCTCGACCACGCCCGCGAGCGCGGCGCGCGCCTCGTGCAGCTCACGTCCGACGCCCGCCGCGACGACGCGCATCGCTTCTACGAGCGCCTGGGCTTCGAGGCCTCGCACGTCGGGTTCAAGCTTTACGTCTGA
- a CDS encoding FMN-dependent NADH-azoreductase codes for MTTLLHISASPRGEDSESLAIARTFLDAFRAAQPTASVDEWDLWDGSLPSFGPDGAGAKMRIFAGEQPVGTQQVAWHRARLAFERFAAADLYLFSLPMWNAGIPYIAKQFIDVVSQPGMVFGFDPEAGYTGLLRGRRAAVVYTSAVYGDDRPPAFGSDFQRPYFEDWLNWAGVTDVDSVAFRPNLAVADAEPGRRAAHDEARRLGAEFGRSALRRAS; via the coding sequence ATGACCACGCTCCTGCACATCTCCGCCTCGCCCCGCGGCGAGGACTCGGAATCGCTCGCCATCGCCCGCACCTTCCTCGACGCGTTCCGCGCCGCCCAGCCCACGGCATCCGTCGACGAATGGGACCTGTGGGACGGCTCGCTCCCCTCGTTCGGGCCCGACGGCGCCGGGGCGAAGATGCGGATCTTCGCGGGCGAGCAGCCCGTCGGCACCCAGCAGGTCGCGTGGCACCGCGCCCGCCTCGCCTTCGAACGCTTCGCCGCCGCCGACCTGTACCTCTTCAGCCTGCCGATGTGGAACGCCGGGATCCCCTACATCGCGAAGCAGTTCATCGACGTGGTCAGCCAGCCGGGCATGGTGTTCGGCTTCGACCCCGAGGCCGGGTACACCGGACTGCTCCGCGGCCGACGCGCCGCAGTCGTCTACACCAGCGCGGTCTACGGCGACGACCGCCCGCCGGCGTTCGGCAGCGACTTCCAGCGGCCGTACTTCGAGGACTGGCTGAACTGGGCCGGCGTCACCGACGTCGACTCCGTCGCGTTCCGGCCGAACCTCGCCGTCGCCGACGCCGAGCCCGGCCGCCGCGCCGCCCACGACGAGGCGCGCCGCCTCGGGGCCGAGTTCGGGAGGAGCGCGCTGCGACGCGCGTCCTGA
- a CDS encoding heavy metal transporter, translating into MSEGDRPARERVTSVDPAAAARHRPPVRAGAVPVGEAETMFTRSLMRAQARLALATVLSFVVVVACVIVLITRVPALDDVVVAGVPVPWLIQAYGFFPIILVHALIYAVLARRAERRFNALVEHE; encoded by the coding sequence GTGAGCGAAGGCGATCGCCCGGCGCGCGAGCGCGTGACGTCGGTCGACCCGGCCGCGGCGGCGCGGCACCGCCCGCCGGTGCGTGCGGGAGCCGTGCCGGTCGGCGAGGCCGAGACGATGTTCACCCGCAGCCTCATGCGCGCGCAGGCGCGGCTCGCGCTCGCGACCGTGCTCTCGTTCGTCGTGGTCGTGGCCTGCGTGATCGTGCTGATCACGCGGGTGCCGGCGCTCGACGACGTCGTGGTCGCCGGGGTGCCCGTGCCGTGGCTCATCCAGGCGTACGGCTTCTTCCCGATCATCCTCGTGCACGCGCTCATCTACGCGGTGCTCGCGCGGCGCGCCGAACGCCGGTTCAACGCGCTCGTGGAGCACGAATGA
- a CDS encoding MarR family winged helix-turn-helix transcriptional regulator — translation MTTDAERTWAAVLRLHAALLPRLDRAVARDGGMPLAWYDVLLELREGGGRLTMGQLAERVVLSRTRVSRLVDELVAAGLVERERHPDDGRSAYAVLTREGTRRFLAAARVYLPAIERELAGVDPARLAALADGLEAVLDDVTGRASEVGSRPVRT, via the coding sequence ATGACGACCGACGCCGAACGCACCTGGGCCGCGGTGCTGCGGCTGCACGCGGCGCTGCTCCCGAGGCTCGACCGCGCGGTGGCGCGCGACGGCGGCATGCCGCTCGCGTGGTACGACGTGCTGCTCGAGCTGCGCGAGGGCGGCGGCCGGCTGACCATGGGACAGCTCGCCGAGCGGGTCGTGCTCAGCCGCACGCGCGTGAGCCGGCTGGTCGACGAGCTCGTGGCCGCCGGCCTCGTCGAGCGCGAACGCCATCCCGACGACGGCCGCTCCGCCTACGCCGTGCTCACGCGCGAGGGCACGCGGCGGTTCCTCGCGGCCGCACGCGTCTACCTGCCCGCGATCGAGCGCGAACTCGCCGGGGTCGATCCCGCGCGCCTGGCGGCGCTCGCCGACGGGCTCGAGGCTGTGCTCGACGACGTCACCGGCCGAGCCTCCGAGGTCGGTTCGCGGCCGGTCAGAACTTGA